The Candidatus Angelobacter sp. genome window below encodes:
- the lipB gene encoding lipoyl(octanoyl) transferase LipB produces the protein MLKVFLEDLGKKDYKETWKYQRVLFEKIAHFKFLKKNRKVPSNYLLFVEHPNSYTLGIGGDVQHFLLSEEDLKRFGACFYKSDRGGDITFHGNGQLVVYPILDMEYFIPDIHQYLRMLEEVTVRVLYCYGLKGERSSGETGVWIDVGTSKVRKICALGIRMSRWVSMHGFAINVNTNLKYFKYIIPCGIRNKSVTSLARELHKKIPMKDLKEKVKKSFENVFDVVILTRE, from the coding sequence ATGCTAAAAGTTTTTTTGGAAGATTTAGGAAAAAAAGATTATAAAGAAACATGGAAATACCAACGTGTACTTTTTGAGAAAATAGCTCATTTTAAATTTTTGAAAAAAAATAGAAAAGTACCGTCTAATTATTTACTATTTGTTGAACATCCAAATTCTTATACTCTTGGCATAGGGGGAGATGTTCAACATTTTCTTTTGTCTGAAGAAGATTTGAAAAGATTTGGAGCTTGTTTTTACAAAAGTGACAGAGGTGGAGATATAACTTTTCACGGAAATGGCCAACTAGTTGTTTATCCAATTTTAGATATGGAATACTTTATTCCTGATATTCATCAATATTTACGAATGCTTGAGGAAGTAACAGTACGGGTTTTATACTGTTATGGTTTAAAGGGGGAAAGATCATCTGGAGAGACTGGGGTATGGATTGATGTTGGAACTTCCAAAGTTAGAAAAATTTGTGCCCTAGGAATTAGGATGAGTAGATGGGTAAGTATGCACGGTTTTGCTATTAATGTTAACACTAATTTGAAATATTTCAAATATATAATTCCGTGTGGAATTAGAAATAAATCTGTAACCTCTCTAGCTAGAGAATTGCATAAAAAAATACCAATGAAAGATCTGAAAGAAAAGGTAAAAAAATCATTTGAAAACGTATTTGATGTAGTGATTCTAACTAGAGAGTGA
- the ilvD gene encoding dihydroxy-acid dehydratase: MKKIEKTNHYSSKITKSLDLPAAQAMLYSTGLEEKDFKKAQVGIVSNWYESNPCNMHLNKLGKKVKISIENQSMIGFQFTTIGVSDGMSMGTSGMRYSLPSRELIADSIETVVYAHHYDGLIAIPGCDKNMPGAVMALLRLNRPALIVYGGSSSSVYYKGKKLNIVSAFEALGEKKENNISEKEYRNIIKNSCQSSGSCGGMYTANTMALALEAMGMTLPGSSSFTATSYEKYKECHKIGPAIRRLLEENIKPKDIVTKKSIENAITLTIALGGSTNLVLHLLAIARTAEIDISLKDFQDKNKQVPLIGNLKPSGSYLMEDLSTFGGTPVIMKYLLQFGFLYGDCLTVTGRTLEENIQGFTDPEIDEMYFTKKVVYPLNSPIKKNGHLVILYGNLATEGAVAKITGKEGFIFSGFSRTFNSEEEANRAILNRDIHVGDVVVIRYVGPKGGPGMPEMLKPTSCIIGVGLGKDVALITDGRFSGGSHGFVIGHISPEAQIGGPISLVEDGDLISIDAKNKRITLKVGKEVIQRRRSKWAPPPLKENRGYLYKYAKLVSSASEGCITDK; this comes from the coding sequence ATGAAGAAAATAGAAAAAACGAATCATTATAGTTCTAAAATTACCAAATCTCTAGATTTACCAGCTGCACAGGCCATGCTTTATTCTACTGGACTAGAAGAAAAAGATTTTAAAAAGGCTCAAGTGGGAATTGTAAGCAACTGGTATGAGAGCAACCCATGTAACATGCACCTAAATAAGTTGGGAAAGAAAGTAAAAATTTCGATAGAAAATCAATCTATGATTGGCTTTCAGTTTACTACTATAGGTGTAAGTGATGGTATGTCAATGGGGACATCTGGAATGCGGTATTCTCTTCCTTCTAGAGAACTTATTGCGGATAGCATAGAAACCGTTGTATACGCACATCATTATGATGGTTTAATAGCTATACCTGGCTGTGATAAAAATATGCCGGGAGCAGTAATGGCTTTGCTTAGACTTAACAGACCAGCTCTAATTGTATACGGAGGAAGTTCTTCCTCTGTATACTATAAAGGTAAAAAACTTAATATTGTTTCGGCATTTGAAGCTTTAGGTGAAAAAAAAGAGAATAATATTTCAGAAAAGGAATATCGGAACATTATCAAAAATTCTTGTCAAAGTTCCGGATCATGTGGGGGTATGTATACAGCTAACACAATGGCATTAGCATTGGAAGCAATGGGAATGACTCTTCCTGGTTCTTCTTCTTTTACAGCAACTAGTTATGAAAAATACAAAGAATGCCATAAAATAGGTCCAGCAATAAGAAGACTTCTTGAAGAGAATATAAAACCCAAAGACATAGTTACCAAAAAATCTATTGAAAATGCTATTACGTTGACCATTGCTTTAGGTGGGTCAACGAATTTAGTTTTGCATTTGCTAGCAATAGCAAGAACCGCTGAAATTGATATAAGTCTAAAAGATTTTCAAGATAAAAATAAACAGGTTCCTCTAATTGGAAATTTAAAACCGAGTGGTTCATATCTTATGGAGGATTTATCTACTTTTGGAGGTACTCCTGTTATTATGAAATATTTATTACAATTCGGGTTTCTGTATGGAGATTGTCTAACTGTAACAGGTAGAACATTGGAAGAAAATATTCAGGGTTTTACTGATCCTGAAATTGATGAAATGTATTTTACTAAAAAAGTAGTATATCCATTAAATAGTCCCATTAAAAAAAATGGACATCTAGTTATTTTATACGGGAATCTTGCTACCGAAGGAGCAGTAGCTAAAATTACAGGGAAAGAAGGATTTATTTTTTCTGGATTTTCTAGAACTTTTAATTCTGAAGAAGAAGCGAATAGAGCTATCTTAAATAGGGATATTCATGTTGGGGATGTAGTCGTTATTCGATACGTAGGTCCTAAAGGAGGACCAGGAATGCCTGAAATGCTTAAGCCAACTTCTTGTATTATTGGTGTAGGACTGGGAAAAGATGTTGCATTGATTACGGATGGGCGATTTTCTGGAGGTTCTCATGGATTTGTGATTGGACACATTAGTCCAGAAGCACAAATCGGGGGACCAATTTCCTTAGTTGAGGATGGAGATTTAATCAGCATAGATGCTAAAAATAAAAGAATAACTTTAAAAGTTGGAAAAGAAGTTATTCAAAGAAGAAGAAGTAAATGGGCCCCTCCTCCCCTAAAAGAAAATAGGGGATATTTATATAAATACGCTAAATTGGTCTCTTCTGCATCAGAAGGATGCATTACGGATAAATAG